Proteins found in one Diorhabda sublineata isolate icDioSubl1.1 chromosome 9, icDioSubl1.1, whole genome shotgun sequence genomic segment:
- the LOC130448871 gene encoding uncharacterized protein LOC130448871, with the protein MKSPPPSVETDDCDDIFGPPRTYPGGYCPPKNRPSMISPKYRLKEERRKVLKISLNKLKKIEDAERSLCRSVLINNTVKRLQQEIKEEKCQKYFNYPRCFDNYMSLKNERNEENQLIPAETYTIDNDLDTVNKDVLTIVEENLNGLNSSESYQYSDTSTENTTCGDRLSSRKRSFDDMEDCDVQDVLSQFYMPPTPRMLTCIDDDEDVNVVDDEPSSPKKVKPDSEQSDSEKNSCDSSVANFNNVLQNNTQESRLRYSNSSENDNSLSCGQASMFSEYQSNVFHNLIASLET; encoded by the coding sequence ATGAAATCCCCTCCGCCGTCCGTAGAAACCGATGACTGCGATGATATTTTCGGCCCTCCCCGTACTTATCCTGGTGGATACTGTCCCCCGAAGAACCGCCCTTCTATGATCTCACCCAAGTACCGTCTTAAAGAAGAACGAAGGAAAGTACTAAAAATTAGTCTTAATAAACTGAAGAAAATCGAAGATGCCGAGAGAAGTTTATGTCGTTCGgtactaataaataatacagtGAAACGTTTACAGCAGGAAATCAAGgaagaaaaatgtcaaaaatatttcaattatccTCGTTGTTTTGACAATTACATGAGTTTAAAGAATGAGAGAAATGAAGAGAATCAATTGATACCTGCGGAAACATATACCATAGATAACGATTTGGACACCGTTAACAAAGATGTTCTGACTATCGTAGAAGAGAATTTGAACGGTTTAAATAGTTCAGAGAGTTATCAATATTCTGATACTTCCACGGAGAATACCACCTGCGGGGATAGATTATCTTCTAGGAAACGTTCATTCGACGATATGGAGGACTGTGATGTGCAAGACGTACTTTCCCAATTCTACATGCCGCCAACTCCCAGGATGCTGACCTGCATAGATGACGACGAAGATGTCAACGTCGTCGACGACGAACCGTCGTCACCTAAAAAGGTTAAACCCGATTCAGAGCAATCAGATTCTGAGAAAAATAGTTGTGATAGTTCCGTAGCcaattttaataatgttttacAAAACAATACACAGGAATCGCGTTTAAGGTACTCGAATTCAAGCGAAAACGATAATTCGTTAAGTTGTGGACAAGCGTCGATGTTTAGTGAATACCAAAGTAATGTTTTTCACAACTTAATCGCTTCTTTGGAAACGTAG